The Rhodopseudomonas palustris genome window below encodes:
- the rpoB gene encoding DNA-directed RNA polymerase subunit beta, with amino-acid sequence MAQQTFTGRKRVRKFFGHIREVAEMPNLIEVQKASYDQFLMVAEPPGGRPDEGLQAVFRSVFPISDFSNASMLEFVRYEFEPPKYDVDECRQRGMTYAAPLKVTLRLIVFDIDEETGARSVKDIKEQDVYMGDIPLMTMNGTFIVNGTERVIVSQMHRSPGVFFDHDKGKTHSSGKLLFAARIIPYRGSWLDIEFDAKDIVYARIDRRRKLPVTSLMFALGLDGEEILSTFYNKILYKRTKEGWRVPFDVNRFRGYSTVNDLIDADTGKVVLEAGKKLTVRAARQLQEKGLKALRMSDEELVGNYLAEDLVNPKTGEIYAEAGEEITDKTLKMLNEQGYKELPLLDIDHVNVGPYIRNTLNADKNMTREDALFDIYRVMRPGEPPTLESAQNMFQSLFFDAERYDLSAVGRVKMNMRLDLDAPDTHRTLRKEDILAVIKTLVGLRDGKGEIDDIDHLGNRRVRSVGELMENQYRIGLLRMERAIKERMSSVDIDTVMPQDLINAKPAAAAVREFFGSSQLSQFMDQTNPLSEITHKRRLSALGPGGLTRERAGFEVRDVHPTHYGRICPIETPEGPNIGLINSLATFARVNKYGFVETPYRRVKEGRVTDEVVYLSAMEEGRYAVAQANVSLDAKGKFTDDLVVCRAGGTRDVVPMPADQVDYMDVSPKQLVSVAAALIPFLENDDANRALMGSNMQRQAVPLVRAEAPFVGTGMEGVVARDSGAAIAARRTGVIDQIDATRVVIRATEDLDPTKSGVDIYRLMKYQRSNQSTCINQRPLVKVGDHVKKGDIIADGPSTDLGELALGRNVLVAFMPWNGYNFEDSILLSERIVKEDVFTSIHIEEFEVMARDTKLGPEEITRDIPNVSEEALKNLDEAGIVYIGAEVRAGDILVGKITPKGESPMTPEEKLLRAIFGEKASDVRDTSLRVPPGVQGTIVEVRVFNRHGVDKDERALAIEREEIERLAKDRDDEQAILDRNVYGRLADLLDGRQGIAGPKGFKKDTKITRAELEEYPKSQWWLFAAPNDKLMAEIEAMRKQYDESKKGLEQRFLDKVEKLQRGDELPPGVMKMVKVFVAVKRKIQPGDKMAGRHGNKGVVSKIVPIEDMPFLEDGTHADIVLNPLGVPSRMNVGQILETHLGWACAGLGKRIGQTIDTYYQSQDLKPLRETLKKIYGEDETIKSLDDGELLELGRNLSHGVPIATPVFDGAKETDIEEMLKLAGFDASGQSTVYDGRTGDQFDRRVTVGYIYMLKLHHLVDDKIHARSIGPYSLVTQQPLGGKAQFGGQRFGEMEVWALEAYGAAYTLQEMLTVKSDDVAGRTKVYEAIVRGDDTFEAGIPESFNVLVKEMRSLGLNVDLHNSKLAAPPPAEAAE; translated from the coding sequence ATGGCGCAGCAGACGTTCACCGGTCGCAAACGCGTTCGCAAGTTTTTCGGTCACATCCGGGAAGTCGCGGAGATGCCGAACCTCATCGAGGTTCAGAAGGCGTCTTACGACCAGTTCCTGATGGTCGCCGAACCTCCCGGAGGACGTCCAGACGAGGGTCTGCAGGCGGTGTTCCGGTCGGTTTTCCCGATTTCGGACTTCTCCAACGCCTCGATGCTCGAATTCGTTCGCTACGAATTCGAGCCGCCGAAGTACGACGTCGATGAGTGCCGCCAGCGCGGCATGACCTATGCTGCGCCCCTGAAGGTGACGCTGCGCCTCATCGTGTTCGATATCGACGAGGAAACCGGCGCCCGCTCCGTGAAGGACATCAAGGAGCAGGATGTCTACATGGGCGACATCCCGCTGATGACGATGAACGGTACCTTCATCGTCAACGGTACCGAGCGCGTCATCGTCTCGCAGATGCACCGGTCGCCGGGCGTGTTCTTCGACCACGACAAGGGCAAGACCCACTCGTCGGGCAAGCTGCTGTTCGCCGCCCGCATCATCCCGTATCGCGGTTCCTGGCTCGACATCGAGTTCGACGCCAAGGACATCGTCTATGCGCGTATCGACCGTCGCCGCAAGCTGCCGGTGACGTCGCTGATGTTCGCCCTCGGCCTCGATGGCGAAGAGATCCTGTCGACCTTCTACAACAAGATCCTCTACAAGCGGACCAAAGAAGGCTGGCGTGTGCCGTTCGACGTCAACCGCTTCCGCGGCTACTCGACCGTCAACGACCTGATCGACGCCGACACCGGCAAGGTCGTGCTCGAGGCCGGCAAGAAGCTGACCGTGCGTGCCGCCCGCCAGCTGCAGGAAAAGGGCCTCAAGGCGCTGCGGATGTCCGACGAGGAACTCGTCGGCAATTACCTGGCCGAAGACCTGGTCAACCCGAAGACGGGTGAAATCTATGCGGAAGCCGGTGAGGAGATCACCGACAAGACGCTGAAGATGCTGAACGAGCAGGGCTACAAGGAACTGCCGCTGCTCGACATCGACCATGTCAACGTCGGCCCGTACATCCGCAACACGCTGAACGCCGATAAGAACATGACGCGTGAAGACGCGCTGTTCGACATCTACCGGGTGATGCGCCCGGGCGAGCCGCCGACTCTCGAGTCCGCGCAGAACATGTTCCAGTCGCTGTTCTTCGACGCCGAGCGCTACGACCTGTCGGCCGTGGGTCGCGTCAAGATGAACATGCGCCTCGACCTCGATGCGCCCGATACCCATCGCACGCTGCGCAAGGAAGACATCCTGGCGGTGATCAAGACCCTGGTCGGCCTGCGGGACGGCAAGGGCGAGATCGACGACATCGACCACCTCGGCAACCGCCGTGTGCGCTCGGTCGGCGAGCTGATGGAGAACCAGTACCGCATCGGCCTGCTCCGCATGGAGCGCGCCATCAAGGAGCGGATGAGCTCGGTCGACATCGACACCGTGATGCCGCAGGACCTGATCAACGCCAAGCCGGCGGCGGCGGCGGTGCGCGAGTTCTTCGGCTCGTCGCAGCTCTCGCAGTTCATGGACCAGACCAACCCGCTGTCGGAAATCACCCACAAGCGGCGTCTGTCGGCGCTCGGCCCGGGCGGTCTGACCCGCGAGCGTGCCGGCTTCGAAGTCCGCGACGTGCATCCGACCCACTACGGTCGTATCTGCCCGATCGAGACGCCGGAAGGTCCGAACATCGGTCTGATCAACTCGCTGGCGACCTTCGCCCGCGTGAACAAATACGGCTTCGTCGAGACCCCGTACCGCAGGGTCAAGGAAGGCCGCGTCACCGACGAGGTGGTGTATCTGTCGGCGATGGAAGAGGGCCGCTACGCGGTCGCTCAGGCCAACGTGTCGCTCGACGCCAAGGGCAAGTTCACCGACGATCTGGTGGTCTGCCGCGCCGGTGGCACTCGCGACGTCGTTCCGATGCCGGCCGACCAGGTCGACTACATGGACGTGTCGCCGAAGCAGCTGGTTTCGGTCGCCGCGGCGCTGATCCCGTTCCTCGAGAACGACGACGCCAACCGCGCGCTGATGGGCTCGAACATGCAGCGCCAGGCGGTGCCGCTGGTTCGCGCCGAGGCGCCGTTCGTCGGCACCGGCATGGAAGGCGTGGTCGCCCGTGACTCGGGCGCGGCGATCGCCGCGCGCCGCACCGGCGTGATCGACCAGATCGACGCGACCCGCGTCGTTATCCGCGCCACCGAGGATCTCGATCCGACCAAGTCGGGCGTCGATATCTATCGGCTGATGAAGTACCAGCGCTCGAACCAGTCGACCTGCATCAACCAGCGTCCGCTGGTGAAGGTCGGTGACCACGTCAAGAAGGGCGACATCATCGCCGACGGTCCGTCGACCGATCTCGGTGAGCTCGCGCTCGGCCGCAACGTGCTCGTCGCGTTCATGCCGTGGAACGGCTACAACTTCGAAGACTCGATCCTGCTCTCCGAGCGGATCGTGAAGGAAGACGTCTTCACTTCGATCCACATCGAAGAGTTCGAAGTGATGGCCCGCGATACCAAGCTGGGTCCGGAGGAAATCACGCGCGATATTCCGAACGTGTCGGAAGAAGCGCTGAAGAACCTCGACGAAGCCGGCATCGTCTACATCGGCGCCGAAGTCCGCGCCGGCGACATCCTGGTCGGCAAGATCACGCCGAAGGGCGAAAGCCCGATGACGCCGGAAGAGAAGCTGCTGCGCGCCATCTTCGGTGAAAAGGCTTCGGACGTTCGCGACACCTCGCTGCGGGTGCCGCCGGGCGTGCAGGGCACCATCGTCGAAGTCCGCGTGTTCAACCGCCACGGCGTCGACAAGGACGAGCGTGCGCTGGCGATCGAGCGGGAAGAGATCGAGCGGCTCGCCAAGGACCGCGACGACGAGCAGGCGATTCTCGACCGTAACGTCTACGGCCGTCTCGCCGACCTGCTCGACGGCCGCCAGGGCATCGCCGGTCCGAAGGGCTTCAAGAAGGACACCAAGATCACCCGCGCGGAGCTCGAGGAGTATCCGAAGTCGCAGTGGTGGCTGTTCGCGGCGCCGAACGACAAGCTGATGGCCGAAATCGAGGCCATGCGGAAGCAGTACGACGAGTCGAAGAAGGGCCTCGAGCAGCGCTTCCTCGACAAGGTCGAGAAGCTGCAGCGCGGCGACGAACTTCCGCCCGGCGTGATGAAGATGGTCAAGGTCTTTGTCGCGGTGAAGCGCAAGATCCAGCCGGGCGACAAGATGGCCGGCCGCCACGGCAACAAGGGTGTTGTGTCGAAGATCGTTCCGATCGAGGACATGCCGTTCCTCGAGGACGGCACTCACGCCGACATCGTGCTGAACCCGCTCGGCGTGCCGAGCCGCATGAACGTCGGTCAGATCCTCGAGACGCATCTCGGCTGGGCGTGCGCGGGCCTCGGCAAGCGCATCGGCCAGACCATCGACACCTACTACCAGAGCCAGGATCTCAAGCCGCTGCGCGAGACCCTGAAGAAGATCTACGGCGAGGACGAGACCATCAAGTCGCTCGACGATGGTGAGCTGCTCGAACTCGGCCGCAATCTCAGCCACGGCGTGCCGATTGCCACCCCGGTGTTCGACGGCGCCAAGGAGACCGACATCGAAGAGATGCTGAAGCTCGCGGGCTTCGACGCTTCGGGTCAGTCGACCGTGTACGACGGCCGCACCGGCGATCAGTTCGATCGTCGTGTCACCGTCGGCTACATCTACATGCTGAAGCTGCATCACCTCGTGGACGACAAGATCCACGCCCGGTCGATCGGTCCGTACTCGCTCGTCACCCAGCAGCCGTTGGGTGGTAAGGCGCAGTTCGGCGGCCAGCGCTTCGGCGAAATGGAGGTGTGGGCGCTCGAAGCTTACGGCGCGGCCTACACGCTGCAGGAAATGCTGACGGTGAAGTCGGACGACGTCGCCGGCCGCACCAAGGTG
- the rplL gene encoding 50S ribosomal protein L7/L12 translates to MADLQKIVDDLSSLTVLEAAELAKMLEEKWGVSAAAAVAVAAAPGAGGAAAPAEEKTDFTVVLASAGDKKIEVIKEVRAITGLGLKEAKDLVEGAPKPLKEGVNKEEADKIKAQLEKAGAKVELK, encoded by the coding sequence ATGGCTGATCTGCAGAAGATTGTTGACGACCTCTCGAGCCTCACCGTGCTCGAAGCCGCTGAGCTCGCCAAGATGCTCGAAGAGAAGTGGGGCGTCTCGGCCGCTGCGGCCGTCGCGGTTGCCGCTGCTCCGGGCGCCGGTGGCGCCGCCGCTCCGGCGGAAGAGAAGACCGACTTCACCGTTGTCCTGGCCTCGGCCGGCGACAAGAAGATCGAGGTGATCAAGGAAGTCCGCGCCATCACCGGCCTGGGCCTCAAGGAAGCCAAGGATCTGGTCGAAGGCGCTCCGAAGCCGCTCAAGGAAGGCGTCAACAAGGAAGAAGCCGACAAGATCAAGGCCCAGCTCGAGAAGGCTGGCGCCAAGGTCGAGCTCAAGTAA
- the rplJ gene encoding 50S ribosomal protein L10, translated as MERAAKKEAVESLNGLFQTTSVAIVAHYSGLTVAQMQKLRQQMKQAGASVKVSKNRLAKIALEGTDVAAIGSLLKGPTVIATSSDPVAAPKVAVEFAKANEKFVILGGSMGTTVLNVDGVKALASLPSLDELRAKLVGLVQAPATKIAQVTTAPAAKLARVVQAYASKSEAA; from the coding sequence GTGGAAAGAGCGGCAAAAAAAGAGGCGGTCGAATCGCTGAATGGTCTGTTCCAGACCACCAGCGTCGCGATCGTCGCTCACTATTCCGGCCTCACCGTTGCCCAGATGCAGAAGCTGCGCCAGCAGATGAAGCAGGCGGGCGCCTCGGTGAAGGTTTCGAAGAACCGTCTCGCCAAAATTGCTCTTGAAGGCACCGACGTCGCAGCCATCGGCTCCCTGCTGAAGGGGCCGACTGTGATCGCTACATCCAGCGATCCGGTGGCGGCGCCGAAAGTTGCCGTCGAATTCGCCAAGGCGAACGAGAAGTTCGTCATTCTCGGCGGTTCGATGGGCACAACCGTCCTGAACGTCGATGGCGTCAAGGCTCTTGCCTCGCTGCCGTCGCTCGATGAACTGCGCGCCAAGCTGGTCGGCCTCGTCCAGGCCCCGGCGACCAAGATCGCGCAGGTCACCACCGCTCCGGCTGCGAAGCTGGCCCGCGTGGTTCAGGCCTATGCCTCCAAAAGCGAAGCGGCCTGA